TGCCTCCATTCTGGAATCCACCCTTGTTGCCCCTGATGGAACACCAAGCCTTCCTCGGCAAGCATCTGTTGTTCCCTAACATCCCCTTCCCATGGGTCCCCCCGCACGGTGATCCCATCATCttgcctcctcttcctcttcccaAGGTGCCACACCCAATCATCCCCTATCCACACCCGAGAGTCCAGGTCTCTGGTGGTTTGCCCACAATCACGGGTATCGACGGAGATGTGAACGTGAGAGGGCCTATCATCTCTGGTGTCATCAGCAACATAGACGGCGATGTGAATGTGAAGGGAAGAGGATATGGTTACCCTCCCACCTTCAAGGGCCCTTCTAGTCTGCCGGCCGTCGTCAAAAACATCGACGGTGATGTGAATCTACGGGGGTCTGCCCTCCCTCGCTTCATCGGCAACATCGATGGAGATGTCACGCTGGGTGGGTCAGGCATCGGTGGCCTCGACAACGGCAACGGGTACAAGGACAACGGCAACGGGTACGGGGACAACGGCAACGGGTACAGGGACAACGGCAACGGGTACAGGGACAACGGCAACGGCAACGGCTACAGAGACAACGGCAATGGGTACAGAGACAACGGCAACGGGTACAAAGACAACGGCAACGGCAACGGCTACAGAGACAACGGCAATGGGTACAGAGACAACGGCAACGGGTACAGGGACAACGGCAACGGGTACAGGGACAACGGCAACGGCTACAGAGACAACGGCAACGGGTACAGAGACAACGGCAACGGGTACAGAGACAACGGCAATGGGTACAGAGACAACGGCAACGGATTCAAGGACAATGGCAATGGTTTTTACGACAATGGCAATGGGGTAAGTTTGCGCAATATGTCCGGTGTTATGTCCATTGTGCATCAGTGTTATCTGCGCATCTGTTCATCGAATGTGTGCTCCTCCTTGTCTGCTTATACTTCCCTTATGCATCCGAAATTCTATCCATTCCTGATTGCATGTCTGtaatttggtttctctttgccCAATCCCTCTACCTCTCCATCTTTTACATGTACCATAGGGCGTAAGATCAGGATCTCGTTTACTCAGAAACTGATGGATGATTGGCTGGATGGACAAATG
This window of the Pomacea canaliculata isolate SZHN2017 linkage group LG4, ASM307304v1, whole genome shotgun sequence genome carries:
- the LOC112563203 gene encoding tetra-peptide repeat homeobox protein 1-like — translated: MAALATLSLCLVVALTSSPITATFLPPFPPIPPIGLHGPLHGPLNGPLHGPLHGPLIPFPVPPFWNPPLLPLMEHQAFLGKHLLFPNIPFPWVPPHGDPIILPPLPLPKVPHPIIPYPHPRVQVSGGLPTITGIDGDVNVRGPIISGVISNIDGDVNVKGRGYGYPPTFKGPSSLPAVVKNIDGDVNLRGSALPRFIGNIDGDVTLGGSGIGGLDNGNGYKDNGNGYGDNGNGYRDNGNGYRDNGNGNGYRDNGNGYRDNGNGYKDNGNGNGYRDNGNGYRDNGNGYRDNGNGYRDNGNGYRDNGNGYRDNGNGYRDNGNGYRDNGNGFKDNGNGFYDNGNGGVGHVY